Proteins encoded within one genomic window of Halodesulfurarchaeum formicicum:
- a CDS encoding VWA domain-containing protein yields the protein MRLTPDSDPEAVAARLAGSEPRRLGSARADRLQRDARIRTGQWELSVRIEPDHPPATVESIEPPTIVVSGDRVPQPVTNYRAEEWDLLVQRVWIAHVMAHLEYSDVADLGERLQKIESGDRPVAGAIWNALEDAAIEAAIRTQFPNYGPWFEQVRTNLLAGVGPGIHDPAGGQVYPLVHAAVLAILDGTAVDSGALTRLLDPADSAHHFYTATDRRRFVTDVLPVVTETAESIPTISDPVERNRQAIACFEAIRPPIAAARADGRAQVAARTDAWGMPDDAARSQQIGSPAPLPAVDPNEHDQAGDAVHDQSPVSSPGDVSPASEADAADRDVEIDPEADPADVETVTDEQLADDLAAEVAAGRDREGPADRAANIEHLQDAVSAAESELESAGVVVPTDDPTPHEPTARAAREDGTRLARVLRNRFQKERKRSTRRNQRRGRLDPAALHRTATGDRRVKQRRERPDESDHHCLFVLDRSGSMRQHVRVAERAMGMLAVALEAVDVEVSVLELLDKEVRLAKPGDRTVEQSTGRLYHGDAGGGTPLTDTLHIARELLKAESGTRFVIVVTDGRPSDPNRYRQALSRFTVPVLGVNLTTEAAAGESEFHRQVTVAPETRDLRRALRQLVQEVLFE from the coding sequence ATGCGTCTCACGCCTGACTCGGACCCGGAGGCGGTGGCCGCCCGACTCGCAGGGAGCGAGCCACGCCGGCTGGGATCGGCACGCGCCGACCGGCTCCAGCGGGACGCTCGCATCCGAACGGGTCAGTGGGAGCTCTCAGTCCGGATCGAGCCCGATCACCCGCCAGCGACGGTCGAGTCGATTGAGCCGCCCACGATCGTCGTTTCCGGTGATCGGGTTCCCCAGCCAGTCACGAACTACCGGGCCGAGGAGTGGGACCTGCTCGTTCAGCGGGTCTGGATCGCCCACGTGATGGCCCACCTGGAGTACAGCGACGTGGCCGATCTGGGGGAGCGCCTCCAGAAGATCGAGTCGGGGGACAGACCGGTCGCCGGCGCGATCTGGAACGCCCTGGAGGACGCCGCGATCGAGGCCGCGATCCGGACGCAGTTCCCGAACTACGGGCCCTGGTTCGAGCAGGTCCGGACGAACCTGCTCGCGGGTGTCGGCCCGGGGATCCACGATCCTGCGGGTGGGCAGGTCTATCCGCTGGTGCACGCGGCCGTCCTCGCCATCCTGGACGGGACAGCCGTCGATTCGGGGGCGCTCACCCGCCTGCTCGACCCCGCGGATTCCGCTCATCACTTCTACACCGCAACCGACCGGCGGCGCTTCGTGACCGACGTGCTGCCGGTCGTGACTGAAACGGCCGAGTCCATCCCCACGATTTCGGACCCGGTCGAGCGAAACCGCCAGGCGATCGCGTGTTTCGAGGCGATTCGCCCGCCAATCGCCGCGGCCAGGGCCGACGGTCGCGCGCAGGTCGCTGCCCGTACGGATGCCTGGGGCATGCCGGACGACGCCGCTCGAAGCCAGCAGATCGGGTCGCCAGCGCCACTGCCGGCAGTGGATCCCAACGAGCACGACCAGGCTGGGGATGCCGTGCACGACCAATCGCCGGTCTCGTCACCGGGTGACGTGTCGCCGGCTTCTGAAGCCGACGCGGCCGACCGGGACGTCGAAATCGATCCCGAGGCCGACCCGGCGGACGTGGAGACCGTGACCGACGAGCAACTCGCCGACGACCTCGCGGCTGAAGTCGCCGCCGGGCGAGATCGGGAGGGACCAGCGGACCGCGCCGCGAACATCGAACACCTCCAGGACGCCGTCTCGGCGGCCGAGTCCGAACTGGAGAGCGCCGGGGTGGTCGTCCCGACCGACGACCCGACACCCCACGAGCCGACCGCCAGGGCCGCCCGCGAGGACGGGACCCGCCTCGCCCGCGTCTTGCGCAATCGCTTTCAGAAGGAGCGCAAGCGATCGACGCGGCGGAATCAGCGCCGGGGGCGGCTCGACCCGGCGGCGCTGCACCGAACTGCGACCGGCGACCGGCGGGTGAAACAGCGCCGCGAGCGCCCCGACGAGTCCGACCATCACTGCCTGTTCGTCCTGGACCGGTCCGGGAGCATGCGCCAGCACGTCCGGGTTGCCGAGCGGGCGATGGGCATGCTCGCGGTCGCGCTGGAGGCCGTGGACGTCGAGGTGTCGGTCCTCGAACTGCTCGACAAGGAGGTCCGGCTGGCAAAACCCGGCGATCGAACCGTCGAGCAGTCGACGGGCCGGCTGTATCACGGAGATGCAGGCGGCGGGACGCCGCTGACCGACACGCTACACATCGCCCGTGAACTCCTCAAGGCGGAGTCGGGAACCCGCTTCGTGATCGTGGTGACAGACGGACGACCGTCTGACCCGAACCGGTATCGGCAGGCCCTGAGCCGCTTTACCGTCCCGGTGCTGGGCGTCAATCTCACCACGGAAGCCGCTGCGGGCGAGAGCGAGTTCCACCGACAGGTGACTGTGGCCCCCGAAACACGGGACCTGCGGCGCGCACTCCGGCAACTCGTCCAGGAGGTGCTCTTCGAGTGA
- a CDS encoding AAA family ATPase has product MTGETDAGEYHDLAGIRVTLDPTGNLVGPPTGETYHGLPVREPGPAQVPEVRTAYHPASMTAGRDSEQIIARALGEMDKPVLLEGEAGTGKNTAVLTLAGRTNRPVTRMNFGADTTIFDLVGEKDLVGGETVYVLGELAKAALFGWVFVGDEINMAEGDITSHLHAICEEVGRRRLTLRGTGRTLTDLPPGVEWDPEKHLGRYIHPAFRFVGTANPLSYAGTSEMNDAFRSRFVVLPIEYLPPEEEAELLVEETGVDPERASDLTTMAERLREAHRRDELETPISHRELLKVVELAGPEEQFMSIGEAARLVLVGHATLKLDKATIRDTITAEL; this is encoded by the coding sequence ATGACGGGTGAGACCGACGCCGGCGAGTACCACGACCTCGCGGGCATCCGGGTGACACTCGATCCGACGGGCAACCTCGTGGGCCCGCCGACCGGCGAGACCTATCACGGATTGCCGGTCCGCGAGCCGGGGCCGGCCCAGGTGCCGGAGGTTCGGACCGCCTATCACCCCGCTTCGATGACCGCGGGACGGGATTCGGAGCAGATCATCGCCCGGGCGCTGGGCGAGATGGACAAGCCCGTCCTGCTGGAGGGCGAGGCCGGGACCGGGAAGAACACGGCCGTGCTGACCCTGGCGGGGCGAACCAACCGCCCGGTCACCCGGATGAACTTCGGCGCGGACACGACGATTTTCGACCTCGTCGGCGAGAAGGATCTGGTGGGCGGGGAAACCGTCTACGTGCTGGGGGAACTCGCGAAAGCCGCGCTGTTCGGCTGGGTCTTCGTGGGTGACGAGATCAACATGGCCGAGGGGGACATTACCTCCCATCTGCACGCCATCTGTGAGGAGGTTGGCCGGCGCCGTCTCACGCTCCGGGGAACGGGTCGGACGCTCACAGATCTGCCGCCGGGAGTCGAGTGGGACCCCGAAAAACACCTCGGCCGGTACATCCACCCGGCGTTTCGCTTCGTCGGGACCGCCAATCCACTCTCGTATGCCGGGACCAGCGAGATGAACGACGCCTTCCGCTCCCGATTCGTGGTCCTGCCGATCGAGTATCTCCCGCCGGAGGAGGAAGCCGAGTTGCTCGTCGAGGAGACCGGCGTCGACCCCGAGCGGGCCAGCGATCTCACGACCATGGCCGAACGGCTTCGTGAGGCCCACCGCCGGGACGAACTCGAGACGCCGATCAGTCATCGTGAACTGCTCAAGGTCGTCGAACTCGCCGGGCCCGAGGAACAGTTCATGTCCATCGGCGAGGCGGCCCGGCTGGTGCTGGTCGGGCACGCCACGCTCAAACTCGACAAGGCGACGATCCGGGACACCATCACGGCCGAACTCTGA
- a CDS encoding lipoate--protein ligase family protein, translating to MTMRVIDEGVYSEPMHHALDQVLLDRLDRGEIEPTVRFWYRKNRAVPLGRFQAHDDEVAADYVTDQGIDVVRRITGGGAMYVEPGNVITYSLYLPEEDVPEDIEESYAVLDEWVLEGLRDMGLEAHHEPLNDISHPEGKIGGSAQLRSGSAVLHHTTMSYALDIESMLKVLRIGKEKVSDKAVKSAEKRVARIADHVDEPRETVIESLKTAIDTHFGATSGSLDEATVEAARDLVETKFQTDTWNRRL from the coding sequence ATGACGATGCGCGTGATCGACGAGGGTGTGTATTCCGAACCGATGCATCACGCCCTCGATCAGGTGCTCCTGGACCGGCTGGATCGGGGCGAGATCGAGCCGACCGTCCGCTTCTGGTACCGGAAGAACCGGGCCGTGCCACTTGGCCGCTTCCAGGCCCACGACGACGAGGTCGCGGCCGACTACGTGACCGACCAGGGGATCGACGTGGTTCGTCGGATCACTGGCGGTGGCGCCATGTACGTCGAACCGGGCAACGTCATCACTTACTCGCTTTACCTCCCCGAGGAGGACGTGCCCGAGGATATCGAGGAGAGCTACGCGGTCCTCGACGAGTGGGTGCTCGAGGGACTGCGTGACATGGGGCTTGAAGCCCATCACGAGCCGCTCAACGACATCAGCCATCCCGAGGGGAAGATCGGCGGGTCCGCCCAGCTACGCTCCGGCTCGGCGGTGCTCCATCACACGACGATGAGCTACGCCCTCGACATCGAGTCGATGCTCAAGGTCCTCCGGATCGGCAAGGAGAAAGTCTCCGACAAGGCGGTCAAGTCCGCCGAGAAGCGGGTCGCCCGCATCGCGGACCACGTCGACGAACCGCGGGAGACGGTCATCGAATCGCTGAAGACGGCCATCGACACCCACTTCGGGGCGACATCGGGCTCGCTGGACGAAGCGACGGTCGAGGCTGCCAGGGACCTGGTCGAGACGAAGTTCCAGACCGACACCTGGAACCGCCGGCTCTGA
- a CDS encoding DUF7120 family protein, with the protein MPESEVTLPDRVTSDIDRFVESGEFLNWDQAVEELLTLGLSAYQSDEQNLDEESVFTGAVEDQQDPAIADDDPGSDRMY; encoded by the coding sequence ATGCCGGAATCGGAAGTGACGCTGCCGGACCGTGTCACGAGCGACATCGATCGTTTCGTCGAGTCGGGGGAGTTCCTGAACTGGGACCAGGCCGTCGAGGAGCTTTTGACCCTCGGGCTCTCGGCCTACCAGTCCGACGAGCAGAACCTGGACGAGGAGTCGGTCTTCACCGGCGCGGTGGAGGACCAGCAGGACCCGGCCATCGCGGACGACGACCCCGGTTCGGACCGGATGTACTGA
- a CDS encoding DsrE family protein, with the protein MQLGLIVETNDPGAIWNGFRLGNTALAAGHDVTAYLLGDGVEAPDQPAGDDVNPHGVMRKFLLEGGELLACDRCLDHRDLDGDELRPRAGMDELLSLIEDADETVTIG; encoded by the coding sequence ATGCAGCTTGGACTCATCGTCGAGACGAACGATCCCGGCGCGATCTGGAACGGGTTCCGACTCGGGAACACGGCCCTCGCCGCCGGTCACGACGTGACGGCCTACCTCCTCGGAGACGGCGTGGAGGCCCCCGATCAGCCGGCGGGTGACGACGTCAACCCACACGGTGTCATGCGGAAGTTTCTGCTGGAGGGTGGGGAACTCCTCGCCTGTGACCGGTGTCTCGACCACCGGGATCTGGACGGCGACGAACTCCGGCCCCGGGCGGGGATGGACGAATTGCTGTCGCTCATCGAGGACGCGGACGAGACGGTGACGATCGGCTGA
- a CDS encoding SDR family oxidoreductase → MDLDIEGNAALVTASSSGLGKASAIALAREGVDVAINGRDPDRLAAAREDIEAAGPGAVHTIQADLTDPDAGPTLVDETVAAFGGLDHLVTSAGGPPAGPFLETEDTDWEAAFELLLMSVVRLVRRAEPHLRQGEGTIVTITSRSVKEAIDSLVLSNSVRMGVIGLEKTLSKELAPEIRSNAVLPGPHETARIRELVADAVERGDVEDYEAGLAEWADNPLERIGDPIELGTLVAFLSSPRSGFVNGAAIPIDGGATQSNL, encoded by the coding sequence ATGGATCTCGACATCGAGGGCAACGCGGCACTGGTGACAGCCTCTTCAAGTGGGCTGGGAAAGGCCTCGGCGATCGCGCTCGCCCGCGAGGGCGTGGACGTCGCGATCAACGGCCGGGACCCCGACCGACTGGCCGCGGCCAGGGAGGACATCGAGGCCGCCGGCCCTGGGGCGGTGCACACGATCCAGGCCGATCTGACCGATCCGGACGCCGGACCCACGCTCGTCGACGAAACTGTCGCGGCCTTCGGTGGCCTGGATCACCTGGTAACGAGTGCCGGAGGGCCACCAGCCGGGCCCTTCCTGGAGACCGAGGACACGGACTGGGAGGCCGCCTTCGAACTCCTCCTTATGAGCGTGGTCAGGCTCGTTCGCCGAGCCGAACCCCACCTCCGGCAAGGCGAGGGCACCATCGTCACCATCACCTCCCGGAGCGTGAAGGAGGCCATTGACTCCCTCGTGCTCTCGAACTCGGTTCGCATGGGCGTGATCGGCCTGGAGAAGACACTCTCGAAGGAACTGGCCCCCGAAATCCGTTCGAACGCCGTCCTGCCCGGGCCACACGAGACGGCCCGCATCCGGGAACTGGTCGCGGACGCCGTCGAGCGTGGCGACGTGGAAGACTACGAGGCCGGGCTCGCGGAGTGGGCCGACAACCCCCTCGAACGGATCGGTGACCCCATCGAACTGGGGACTCTCGTGGCCTTCCTCAGTTCGCCCCGGTCGGGATTCGTAAACGGGGCCGCGATCCCCATCGACGGCGGGGCGACCCAGTCGAACCTGTGA
- a CDS encoding PAS domain S-box protein: MDDGTTLRSALFEASGALILGIDAATGEIVEANERASEVLGQSQADLLGSTVSTATGFTDLEAMLARVPAPDASHEFTTTGLHPDGAQSPAVTLTRRPVAHDRDEYIVLTGQVHPDGEPDEGESAVRWNILEDLIEQISDAAFVHDEAGRFRAVNQAAIDLLGYAEDELLGADPSLFDPAVSESHLGPRLAELEREESVQFEATYVTASGEEVPVEITSSLLSCTDQRVIVSVARNLQAKKQRIRNRELAETLFEDHREATFIVDVDEEFTIERVNPAYEEASPLSAADIEGKTPREIFGAKRGGEIADRYRRCVENRESLDVEQTLEMDGRQTHWWTRLAPVVVEDEVQYIVGSTREITDRKNRERQIETHLREAQRIANITSWYYDLRDVSGNERFTGEKFMGQVHPADRDRVEGQWERVLESGGSYDIEYRVKLGAEIRWMREKVESFSEPGHAEPVEAIGVVQDITDRKERELELERYELFLESIQDAVTVIDAEGRLQYESPGIEAIVGQYPSGRVGADAFEFIHPADRELVREEFTRRLHGDQSVEPLEYRIRTTDGSWTWVESRGQALLEDHDFEGLVVTSRDVSAQKEQQRQLDTLISNLPGIVYRCKNEQGWPMELVRGRAKELTGYTAKELVSGAVNWEEALVHPEDRARVREQTSAAVDAGRPFTVTYRIRTRNGEEKWLWEQGQPVTQIGAQEPKLEGFITDITDRKRREQELERRSQRLHELVGATRELLTAKSKPALYEGVIDAVWETLSVARFAVLGYDEAAGVLRAQAVSPAMETPADAVPPIEPGQNSIWESYRAQETDRLTMTDTPWAPAEGTNMQDLLVVPIGAFGLLLVGIEPDTTVSADDRQWLELIATNAAAILERIEQEHKRRQADEQLQTQQTRTAELTDLLNAVEAVQRRFAESDTREELEASVCEEVVRTDPVDFAWIGRPEANDAELTPAAWAGEDRGYLDAIDTTTVDGARCPAQQAADDHRLRNVSQIPRNVPEQPWATQALTGRFRSVLSIPLEQDDVLYGVLTVFSRQAEAFGDLYESLLADVGSLLATSIRTVTIRNAGAESDTVEVEFSIQDPQYPLYRVAERTDSEIRFETILATTDGTVTELWTVLDGDPEAVFEAVQENTKIVSADWFGAPEHGQLTVEMAKPMLADGIRDHGGRLAEAIGTPTGATVTLVQTAEQPVRPVIAWVSTQYTDVELTARRTRTPQDAGLLTSTSELLTDRQREILRAAYYGGYYETPKQITGEELGTSFDISRPAVYKHLQAAQRKLLRALFDDGATLHS, encoded by the coding sequence ATGGATGACGGAACCACGCTCCGCTCGGCGCTGTTCGAGGCAAGCGGAGCGCTGATACTCGGGATCGACGCCGCCACTGGGGAGATCGTCGAGGCCAACGAGCGGGCCAGCGAAGTCCTCGGGCAGTCACAGGCGGACCTCCTGGGGTCGACGGTCAGCACGGCGACGGGGTTCACCGACCTCGAAGCGATGCTCGCCCGAGTGCCAGCCCCCGATGCCAGCCACGAGTTCACGACGACGGGCCTGCATCCGGACGGCGCTCAGTCCCCAGCGGTGACACTCACCCGTCGGCCAGTCGCCCACGACCGGGATGAATACATCGTGCTGACCGGGCAGGTCCATCCCGACGGAGAACCCGACGAGGGAGAGTCTGCGGTCCGATGGAACATTCTGGAGGATTTGATCGAGCAGATCAGCGACGCGGCCTTCGTCCACGACGAGGCTGGCCGTTTTCGAGCGGTCAATCAGGCCGCGATCGACCTGCTGGGTTACGCGGAGGACGAACTGCTGGGGGCCGATCCGTCGCTGTTCGATCCGGCGGTCTCCGAGTCCCACCTCGGGCCCCGGCTGGCGGAACTCGAACGCGAGGAGTCCGTGCAGTTCGAGGCCACCTACGTCACGGCGAGTGGAGAAGAAGTCCCCGTCGAGATCACCTCGTCGCTGCTTTCCTGTACGGACCAGCGGGTCATCGTGAGTGTCGCACGGAACCTGCAGGCCAAAAAACAGCGGATTCGAAACCGTGAGCTGGCCGAGACGCTGTTCGAGGACCACCGGGAGGCCACCTTCATCGTCGACGTCGACGAGGAGTTCACCATCGAACGGGTCAATCCGGCCTACGAGGAGGCGAGCCCGCTTTCGGCCGCCGACATCGAGGGGAAGACCCCCCGGGAGATCTTCGGGGCGAAGCGGGGCGGGGAGATTGCCGATCGGTATCGACGCTGTGTGGAAAATCGGGAGTCCCTCGACGTGGAACAGACCCTGGAGATGGACGGCCGCCAGACCCACTGGTGGACCCGACTGGCGCCGGTCGTCGTCGAGGACGAGGTGCAGTACATCGTGGGCTCGACCCGGGAGATCACCGACCGCAAGAACCGGGAACGACAGATCGAGACCCACCTGCGTGAGGCCCAGCGGATCGCGAACATCACCAGCTGGTACTACGACCTGCGGGACGTCTCCGGCAACGAGCGGTTCACCGGCGAGAAGTTCATGGGCCAGGTCCACCCCGCCGACCGCGACCGCGTCGAAGGGCAGTGGGAGCGGGTCCTCGAATCCGGGGGCAGCTACGACATCGAATATCGGGTGAAGTTGGGCGCGGAGATCCGCTGGATGCGCGAGAAAGTCGAGTCGTTCAGCGAGCCCGGCCACGCGGAGCCCGTCGAGGCGATCGGAGTCGTCCAGGACATCACCGACCGCAAGGAACGGGAACTCGAACTCGAACGCTACGAGCTCTTCCTGGAGAGCATTCAGGACGCCGTGACCGTGATCGACGCCGAGGGACGCCTCCAGTACGAGAGTCCCGGCATCGAGGCGATCGTGGGGCAGTATCCCTCCGGCCGGGTCGGTGCGGACGCCTTCGAGTTCATCCATCCGGCCGACCGCGAACTCGTCAGAGAAGAGTTTACCCGGCGGTTGCACGGCGACCAGTCGGTCGAGCCCCTGGAGTACCGGATTCGAACCACGGACGGATCCTGGACCTGGGTGGAGAGCCGCGGGCAGGCCCTCCTCGAGGATCACGACTTCGAGGGGCTGGTGGTCACGAGCCGTGACGTCTCGGCCCAGAAGGAACAACAGCGCCAACTGGACACCCTCATCAGCAACCTGCCGGGGATCGTCTACCGCTGTAAGAACGAACAGGGCTGGCCGATGGAGCTGGTCCGCGGCCGGGCCAAAGAGTTGACCGGCTACACGGCGAAGGAACTCGTCTCGGGGGCGGTCAACTGGGAGGAAGCGCTCGTCCATCCCGAAGATCGAGCGCGAGTCAGAGAACAGACGAGCGCCGCCGTCGACGCCGGGCGGCCCTTCACGGTGACCTATCGGATTCGCACCCGCAATGGCGAGGAGAAGTGGCTCTGGGAGCAAGGCCAGCCGGTCACCCAGATCGGGGCCCAGGAGCCGAAACTGGAGGGCTTTATCACCGACATCACCGACCGGAAGCGACGCGAGCAGGAGCTCGAACGGCGCAGCCAGCGCCTGCACGAGTTAGTGGGGGCGACTCGCGAACTGTTGACCGCGAAGTCGAAACCGGCCCTCTACGAAGGGGTCATCGACGCGGTCTGGGAAACCCTCTCTGTCGCCCGCTTTGCCGTGCTTGGCTACGACGAGGCCGCTGGCGTGTTGCGGGCCCAGGCCGTCTCGCCGGCAATGGAGACCCCCGCCGACGCCGTGCCCCCGATCGAACCCGGACAGAACTCGATCTGGGAGAGCTACCGGGCACAGGAGACCGACCGCCTCACGATGACGGACACACCCTGGGCCCCGGCGGAGGGGACCAATATGCAGGACCTGCTCGTCGTCCCGATCGGGGCCTTCGGCCTCCTGCTGGTCGGGATCGAGCCGGACACGACCGTGTCTGCGGACGACCGACAGTGGCTGGAGCTCATCGCGACCAACGCCGCGGCCATCCTCGAACGCATCGAGCAGGAACACAAGCGCCGACAGGCCGACGAACAGCTCCAGACCCAGCAGACCCGCACGGCCGAATTGACCGACCTGCTGAACGCCGTGGAGGCGGTCCAGCGGCGCTTCGCCGAGAGTGACACCCGCGAGGAACTCGAGGCAAGTGTCTGTGAGGAGGTGGTCAGGACCGACCCGGTGGACTTCGCGTGGATCGGCCGGCCGGAGGCAAACGACGCCGAACTCACGCCCGCTGCCTGGGCCGGCGAGGACCGGGGCTATCTGGACGCGATCGACACCACGACCGTCGACGGGGCGCGCTGTCCCGCCCAGCAGGCCGCCGACGACCACCGGCTGCGAAACGTCTCACAGATCCCGCGGAACGTGCCCGAACAACCCTGGGCGACCCAGGCGCTGACCGGGCGATTCCGGTCGGTGCTTTCCATCCCGCTGGAGCAAGACGACGTCCTCTACGGCGTGTTGACCGTCTTCAGCCGACAGGCCGAGGCCTTCGGTGACCTGTACGAGTCCCTGCTCGCGGACGTCGGGTCGCTTCTGGCGACCTCGATTCGCACCGTGACCATCCGGAACGCCGGCGCGGAGTCAGATACCGTCGAGGTGGAATTTTCGATCCAGGACCCTCAGTATCCACTCTACCGGGTGGCCGAGCGTACCGACAGCGAGATCCGGTTCGAGACGATCCTGGCGACGACCGACGGAACGGTCACGGAGCTCTGGACGGTCCTGGACGGGGACCCGGAGGCGGTCTTCGAGGCAGTTCAGGAGAACACGAAGATCGTCTCGGCCGACTGGTTTGGCGCCCCGGAACACGGGCAGCTAACCGTCGAAATGGCCAAACCGATGCTCGCGGACGGGATCAGGGACCACGGCGGCCGGCTCGCCGAAGCCATCGGGACCCCAACAGGCGCGACGGTCACCCTCGTTCAGACCGCGGAGCAGCCGGTTCGGCCGGTCATCGCCTGGGTGAGCACCCAGTACACGGACGTCGAACTGACGGCCCGGCGAACCCGAACGCCCCAGGATGCGGGGCTTTTGACCAGCACGAGTGAGCTGCTGACCGACCGACAGCGTGAGATCCTCCGGGCGGCCTACTACGGCGGGTACTACGAGACGCCAAAGCAGATCACGGGCGAGGAGCTCGGGACCAGTTTCGACATCTCGCGTCCGGCCGTCTACAAACACCTGCAAGCGGCCCAACGTAAACTCCTGCGGGCACTGTTCGACGACGGTGCAACCCTCCACAGTTAA
- a CDS encoding O-acetylhomoserine aminocarboxypropyltransferase/cysteine synthase family protein, protein MTDDEPGLYTRAIHAGQAPDEATHSRAPPIYQTTSYTFEDSADAAEQFALEKPGYIYSRLGNPTVESLQERLASLEGGVGAVATGSGMAALDLVTFLLAQAGDNIVAASALYGGTHTYLNHTASRRGIETRFVDTLSPAAYREAIDEHTAYVLIETIGNPALVTPDIEQIAAIAHENDTPLLVDNTFATPYLANPIEYGADLVWNSTTKWLHGAGSTVGGVIVDGGSFPWAEHAETYPEIGGENPAYHGVNFAERFGDAAFTNAAIARGLRDLGNQQAPFDAWVTLQKLETFPLRMARHCENAAIVAEYLDDHPAVQWINYPGLETHETAENADRYLDGGYGGMITFGIDGGYDAAQRATESTELASLLANVGDAKTLIIHPASTTHQQLSESELAAAGVKPDMIRLSVGLEDPADIIADLDQAIEAATR, encoded by the coding sequence ATGACCGACGACGAGCCGGGCCTGTACACCCGCGCGATCCACGCCGGGCAGGCCCCCGACGAGGCGACCCACTCGCGAGCGCCACCGATCTATCAGACGACCTCCTACACCTTCGAGGACAGCGCGGACGCCGCCGAACAGTTCGCGCTGGAGAAACCCGGCTACATCTACTCCCGGCTGGGCAACCCCACCGTCGAGAGCCTCCAGGAGCGGTTGGCCAGCCTCGAAGGCGGCGTGGGTGCGGTCGCGACCGGCTCCGGCATGGCCGCACTGGATCTGGTCACCTTCCTGCTGGCTCAGGCCGGTGACAACATCGTCGCCGCCTCCGCGCTCTACGGCGGGACCCACACCTATCTGAACCACACCGCGAGCCGGCGGGGGATCGAGACCCGCTTCGTCGACACGCTCTCGCCCGCCGCGTACCGCGAGGCCATCGACGAACACACCGCCTACGTCCTGATCGAGACCATCGGCAACCCGGCGCTGGTGACCCCGGACATCGAGCAGATTGCGGCGATCGCCCACGAGAACGACACGCCGCTGCTCGTGGACAACACCTTCGCGACCCCGTACCTCGCGAACCCCATCGAGTACGGCGCGGACCTGGTCTGGAACTCGACCACCAAGTGGCTCCACGGGGCCGGTTCGACCGTCGGCGGCGTGATCGTCGACGGCGGGTCGTTCCCCTGGGCCGAGCACGCCGAGACGTACCCCGAAATCGGCGGGGAGAACCCCGCCTACCACGGTGTGAACTTCGCCGAACGCTTCGGCGACGCGGCCTTCACCAACGCCGCCATCGCCCGCGGGCTGCGCGATCTGGGGAACCAGCAGGCCCCCTTCGACGCCTGGGTCACCCTCCAGAAACTGGAGACCTTCCCGCTGCGGATGGCCCGGCACTGCGAGAACGCGGCCATCGTCGCGGAGTACCTCGATGATCACCCGGCCGTCCAGTGGATCAACTACCCGGGACTGGAGACCCACGAGACGGCCGAAAACGCGGATCGCTATCTCGATGGCGGGTACGGCGGGATGATCACCTTCGGCATCGACGGGGGCTATGACGCGGCCCAGCGGGCGACCGAATCGACCGAACTGGCGAGCCTTCTCGCGAACGTCGGGGACGCGAAGACGCTGATCATTCACCCCGCCTCGACCACCCACCAGCAGCTTTCGGAGTCAGAACTGGCCGCTGCGGGGGTGAAACCCGACATGATCCGGCTCTCGGTCGGCCTGGAGGACCCCGCGGACATCATCGCGGATCTGGATCAGGCGATCGAGGCGGCGACCCGGTAG